The following are encoded in a window of Pontiella desulfatans genomic DNA:
- a CDS encoding CIA30 family protein has product MSGNYTVLLLLFLSFGVSRAATVQWDGGGADNLWSTPENWSSDAVPLAGDEIVIANGDTVQLAAIEYLPNGSDLTLSGGSVLHKDSGAIRLSGCTLNLASDGALSGDFWDLDNAAIYFEDGASVNIDDWENKGSNYFSFELSSTGFAKLNADKFWIGGGTSIADATYRVDLADYSGPLHDIILVDYTENKSSVTSSNFQDATIIIENAGARPYHLEFDEINHDIVLAVTGTVAATHGLAVVFDESAVPVSLINPEGDELLSNTSSKGFYLQELDYSERRFDTLIDLGGGGYRFGISGSTEQFDLFIGGTNDYMTMRFLDLSGFALAGERFYFSLNGQSQNLQELELDCMVKANANRSVFRVERQNLWETSNSNKLGAFALYEFKDTVQEDETLLDLWVNEGLPHPAVTGVWDRATAEAWLDDWVEMAYDTSYLNIVPDTVEEHDDFIPYAASMDAKAIYMWNSIWRGEYWLHYRQNDEVNPDMYPAGQTNLQAFSDGLAENGMSLMLHYLCGTIGEEDVEFTAGAVHPDLQSWGTVTLTQSISAASTSFTVVPDPGVALPVKSSSAYPVEAPPVIPSFFEFKTFRLGDEWISASSVTDHGNGTWQLDGVERGKWNTVADSYSPGEGLRGYLRPYNQDFVPDPNAALFDTIATRWAELNNALGTTKSEFDGFENHRATGSWGAEKFAATVYENLDHPSTANTSEGRPPNAWIEYRFNRVKDALGGTFQTRQHAALFLGDKSRITPGLEEIEHEMNKFMNLNNRGFSLGSYDVKGMSLNTLQTHGQMDAVLDLVRDWKDASFALTPAERASMENFRGYDGARSSINGNHPWAESHWRLDGSDFRKWHALGTDQYTHEWHFGQEHGTITPRFYVQNGQSQSLEVPVEFDSGADQTRIVGRVLPRFDPASVGNIDLMPYIGTNALTVAATNSTGSGIWKDTDFNVYSIWPRVDFLNHRGIGCWVTGDGSGAVLVIRVKRNDNARDYAVPIDFTGTRWIEIPTAEQAWRLRNWGWAVATRKFMDYAGVSSVEVGIGHLPANTTCSVLIEDLQGLEENSETLVNPSFSLGEQTLNITGSIPVEHHFILEPNGDFTVYDEDWNTVSFQALESPFVPTNLTTFSMSSATASSNVWIEVGVQTSSESLHNPAYTTNGTPWRWLGEYGLDTDLIDEDVDGHWTWQEYIAGTNPTNLSSVLKLSGVASSGNSHVLSWQAVMGKSYSIHFATNLVAPIWVEQDSGIPGIEPDCTHTAIVHGATGFFRVEVE; this is encoded by the coding sequence ATGAGTGGAAATTACACAGTCTTATTACTACTTTTCCTCAGTTTCGGGGTGAGCCGTGCGGCTACTGTTCAATGGGATGGCGGTGGAGCAGATAACCTTTGGTCGACCCCTGAAAACTGGAGCAGCGATGCCGTGCCCCTGGCCGGGGATGAAATCGTCATTGCCAATGGGGATACCGTTCAGCTGGCTGCTATTGAGTACCTGCCGAATGGGTCTGATTTAACCCTCAGCGGAGGATCGGTGCTTCATAAGGATTCCGGGGCGATCCGGCTGAGCGGCTGTACGTTGAATTTAGCCTCAGATGGGGCACTCTCCGGCGATTTCTGGGATCTGGATAATGCGGCCATATATTTTGAAGACGGAGCCTCAGTAAATATCGATGACTGGGAAAACAAAGGGTCCAACTATTTCAGCTTTGAACTGAGTTCGACCGGTTTTGCAAAGCTGAATGCCGATAAATTCTGGATTGGTGGCGGCACCTCTATTGCTGATGCAACCTACCGGGTTGATCTGGCCGACTATAGCGGCCCATTGCACGATATTATACTGGTCGATTATACCGAAAATAAAAGCAGTGTAACATCGAGCAATTTCCAGGATGCAACGATCATAATTGAGAATGCGGGAGCCCGTCCGTATCATCTTGAGTTTGACGAAATCAATCATGACATTGTGTTGGCCGTAACCGGCACCGTCGCTGCTACGCATGGACTGGCTGTTGTGTTTGATGAGAGTGCGGTGCCGGTTTCTCTGATCAATCCTGAGGGCGATGAATTGCTCAGCAATACCTCTTCAAAAGGTTTTTATTTACAGGAATTGGATTATTCCGAACGCCGGTTTGACACCCTAATCGACCTAGGTGGGGGGGGCTATCGTTTCGGGATTTCTGGCTCAACCGAACAGTTTGACCTTTTTATCGGCGGCACCAATGATTACATGACCATGCGCTTTTTGGATCTGAGCGGATTTGCCCTAGCGGGGGAGCGGTTCTATTTCAGCCTGAACGGGCAGAGTCAGAACCTGCAGGAGCTCGAGCTCGACTGCATGGTCAAGGCCAATGCCAACCGTAGCGTTTTCCGAGTGGAGCGCCAGAACCTCTGGGAAACCTCGAACAGCAACAAACTCGGTGCATTTGCACTGTATGAATTCAAGGATACCGTTCAGGAGGATGAAACTCTGTTGGATCTTTGGGTGAACGAAGGTCTGCCGCACCCTGCAGTAACGGGCGTGTGGGACCGGGCAACTGCGGAGGCCTGGTTGGACGACTGGGTCGAGATGGCGTACGACACCAGTTACCTGAATATCGTGCCCGACACCGTTGAAGAGCACGATGATTTTATTCCTTATGCCGCATCGATGGATGCCAAGGCCATCTACATGTGGAATTCGATCTGGCGGGGGGAATACTGGCTGCATTACCGGCAGAACGACGAAGTCAATCCGGATATGTATCCCGCCGGGCAGACCAACCTGCAGGCCTTCAGCGATGGGCTGGCCGAAAACGGCATGAGCCTGATGCTGCACTATCTGTGCGGCACGATAGGCGAGGAAGATGTGGAATTCACTGCCGGAGCGGTACATCCCGACTTGCAGAGCTGGGGAACGGTGACGCTGACTCAATCCATCTCGGCTGCATCCACCTCCTTTACGGTCGTGCCCGATCCGGGGGTGGCCCTGCCGGTTAAAAGCTCTTCTGCCTATCCGGTGGAAGCGCCTCCGGTGATTCCTTCTTTCTTTGAATTTAAAACCTTCCGACTTGGCGACGAATGGATCAGCGCTTCATCTGTAACCGACCACGGCAACGGGACCTGGCAGTTGGACGGAGTCGAGCGTGGGAAATGGAATACCGTTGCGGACAGTTATTCCCCCGGCGAAGGTTTGCGCGGCTATCTTCGACCCTATAACCAGGATTTTGTACCGGATCCGAATGCTGCCCTGTTCGATACCATCGCTACCCGCTGGGCCGAGCTGAATAATGCCCTCGGCACCACCAAATCGGAATTTGACGGCTTTGAAAATCACCGAGCTACCGGTTCGTGGGGGGCGGAAAAGTTTGCCGCTACGGTGTACGAAAATCTGGATCATCCTTCTACAGCCAATACCAGCGAAGGCCGGCCGCCAAACGCGTGGATCGAGTACCGCTTTAACCGGGTCAAGGACGCTTTGGGCGGCACCTTCCAGACCCGGCAGCATGCGGCACTTTTCCTTGGCGATAAATCGCGGATCACGCCCGGTCTTGAAGAGATTGAGCACGAGATGAACAAGTTCATGAATCTGAACAATCGCGGATTTTCACTGGGTTCCTATGATGTCAAGGGCATGTCGCTCAATACCCTGCAGACGCATGGTCAGATGGATGCCGTGCTTGATCTTGTTCGCGACTGGAAAGATGCATCGTTTGCCCTCACACCTGCTGAGAGGGCGTCGATGGAAAATTTCAGGGGATACGATGGGGCGCGCTCGTCAATCAACGGAAATCATCCCTGGGCGGAATCCCACTGGCGTCTGGACGGCTCCGATTTCAGGAAATGGCATGCGCTGGGTACCGACCAATATACACATGAATGGCATTTCGGGCAGGAACACGGCACTATTACGCCTAGGTTTTATGTGCAGAATGGGCAGAGCCAATCCCTGGAAGTTCCGGTGGAATTTGATTCAGGTGCAGACCAAACCCGAATTGTGGGTAGGGTACTGCCGCGTTTTGATCCGGCGTCAGTCGGCAATATTGATTTAATGCCCTATATCGGCACCAATGCACTGACGGTTGCGGCAACAAACTCGACCGGTTCCGGGATCTGGAAAGATACGGATTTTAATGTTTATTCGATCTGGCCCAGAGTGGATTTTCTCAATCATCGGGGGATTGGATGCTGGGTGACGGGCGACGGCAGCGGTGCTGTACTGGTCATCCGTGTGAAGCGCAATGACAATGCCCGCGATTATGCTGTGCCGATTGATTTCACCGGCACACGCTGGATTGAAATTCCGACCGCTGAACAGGCCTGGCGCCTGAGGAACTGGGGCTGGGCGGTGGCGACACGGAAGTTCATGGACTACGCGGGCGTGAGTTCGGTTGAGGTCGGGATCGGTCATCTTCCGGCAAATACCACCTGCAGTGTTTTGATCGAAGACCTTCAGGGTTTGGAGGAAAATTCGGAGACCTTGGTTAATCCATCGTTTTCGCTGGGCGAACAGACGCTCAATATTACCGGAAGTATTCCGGTCGAACATCATTTCATCCTGGAGCCCAACGGAGATTTCACGGTCTACGACGAAGACTGGAATACGGTTTCTTTCCAGGCATTGGAAAGCCCGTTTGTTCCGACCAATCTCACTACGTTCAGCATGAGCTCGGCAACGGCCTCTTCCAATGTCTGGATCGAAGTCGGCGTGCAGACCTCCAGTGAATCGCTGCACAATCCGGCCTACACGACCAACGGAACGCCCTGGCGCTGGCTGGGTGAATACGGTTTAGATACCGACCTGATCGACGAAGATGTTGATGGTCACTGGACCTGGCAGGAATACATTGCCGGAACCAATCCAACCAACCTGTCGTCGGTTTTGAAACTGAGCGGTGTCGCTTCGAGCGGAAACAGCCATGTGCTCAGTTGGCAGGCGGTTATGGGAAAATCCTATTCCATTCATTTCGCAACGAACCTGGTTGCTCCCATCTGGGTTGAACAGGATTCAGGCATTCCAGGCATTGAACCCGATTGCACCCATACCGCAATAGTGCATGGTGCTACAGGGTTCTTCCGGGTTGAAGTCGAATAA
- a CDS encoding GDSL-type esterase/lipase family protein — protein sequence MKKIIQLGGVVAFVCISMAEETPQALRAERPGEWWMQRHDEKVAAAAQGGVDLIHIGDSITHYGEREALYDTYFGHRNTLNLGFGGDGTQNVLWRLQNGEVDGLTPKLVVVMIGTNNAGRDDPADIVLGIQAIVTELRTRVPASEILLFSIFPRAAGAEHDCNVAVNAQLASLADGVHVFHMDINSHFVNGDGSLKEELYYTDLLHLSSQGYQLWWEQMEPAVSQALGDDPVEPAE from the coding sequence ATGAAGAAAATCATTCAGTTGGGCGGAGTTGTGGCGTTTGTATGCATTTCCATGGCCGAGGAAACCCCGCAGGCGCTTCGGGCGGAGCGCCCCGGCGAATGGTGGATGCAACGGCATGATGAAAAGGTGGCTGCGGCCGCGCAGGGCGGAGTGGACCTGATTCATATCGGCGACTCGATTACACACTATGGCGAACGGGAAGCGCTCTATGACACCTATTTCGGACATCGCAACACGCTGAATCTCGGCTTCGGTGGCGACGGCACTCAGAATGTGCTGTGGCGCCTGCAGAACGGGGAGGTTGACGGGCTGACTCCGAAGCTGGTGGTGGTCATGATCGGTACCAACAATGCCGGGCGCGATGATCCCGCAGATATTGTTCTGGGCATTCAGGCGATCGTTACTGAGCTGCGCACGCGTGTGCCGGCTTCGGAAATCCTGCTCTTTTCCATTTTTCCCCGTGCAGCCGGTGCGGAGCACGATTGTAATGTGGCGGTCAATGCGCAGCTGGCATCGCTTGCGGACGGCGTGCATGTGTTCCACATGGATATTAATTCACATTTTGTCAACGGAGACGGATCACTCAAAGAAGAACTTTATTACACCGATCTACTGCACTTGAGTTCGCAGGGTTATCAGCTCTGGTGGGAGCAGATGGAGCCCGCCGTCAGCCAGGCGCTGGGTGATGATCCGGTGGAGCCGGCTGAGTAA
- a CDS encoding Ig-like domain-containing protein produces MVKKNSMIGMWMALAVAAQAASVSWDGEAADNNWTSVTNWSDNLAPNYGDDVTIDSASVNYDATAGAGSFLGDSLTLSGTATLTANTVIRFNGADVNVGSNASLAGSSYYDFNSSTVTFDAGATATIGNWEQKGSPTFQFNLNADGFPALTPVNLLRSTGMENVTYIVDLAAYTAPASNMTLVAFNNAVGLTDAAFQTATLMVTNAGSYDASLVWVDEIDSIVLDMGVIEYDVAWVGGGADNNWLTTNNWDNGSGTANGDVVGIGSEYTVNWNFGGGWHSPGNPAAVYLDGTLTSSDALRSWSTVWNIGSTANLDLGTSWLVFWGGGSSFIFDAGATLNTSGNLQFANHSEITLGFNLDADGFQALSAGGWLIDGFAGQTISVDMADFTGPPQNITLIDFVAGGAMTADTFTNFNLVVANNSGYPANLIWDEATASIVLDMGVIDYDAIWDDGASDSDWMSATNWNTDTVPGSGDTVLIGAGEVVTNVPNVFAKLYIGTGADVTFGTQFPVTANEIISDGQLDFPGGVVHLNGATLTLGTNGSLKSSMGWLDLLNGSIYFENGASFGNTGISIEHKGNNTIGFKLSETGFTTVQAGALYAGNNGQFVAGWSNATYNIDISEYNHTNGLSIVLADYTSVFGGTFDPTVNIEAGDSGLDADLSLNTTDSSLVLTIDPPGNDAPTAYDQTVTLGGTSSVAIVLIATDPEDDALTYNVVDLPTNGVLSGTAPNLTYTPNVGSSGYDTFTFTAQDWQKVSNTGTVSILPIPQTAAELWDTYHNSILNDPLNVEWLKSWTEDDITIHFIRYELGAWSGTQTNATPKIAAYYAYPTGGTNLPGAVMIHGGGQRAMASYTKYWAEQGYASISINWGGLPQEEGYPNTDWDGLASGFTREGVTDAIFHNWTDPAVYSDGSTLFDVPHPLNSSWMHNSYATRRALTFLQSQSIVDGTKLGLTGHSMGGHTTVLSSTDPRLTCVTPSVGGSGFLYEDWWGVPNSGRSTNGVQSLDLHMNTVEASLYWPDITCPMLFLEAANDFNAPFDLVTRAMALQPTDVPQQLAFAPHYNHRFDTASFAARVLWHKTWLTSGFDFPERSSAELDLTTVDGVPVFRVWPDESTSNTVVSVDIYYGTERDILNRFYRDAPVTQVGDHWEAQCPVYSLNEPLVALAVITYDCGFDLAMPPGYHNPNRNFSIASEVYTVYPDELVSNGVVPTAERNRLIDDFSRGFKDWYTLSEDNPHHWMFYTRKMNDAAWKGPVDGELSFDITTTEANNLLTIKLMDEWGEHIWSSFAATINLPVAGTNTVSLALDDFVLLGDGTSTLSSWEDVRYMGIASANKFDSSTYPTWWQGDVPVLENLQWVGGEWTFTNNVTSTYLESYDLPLNDGAVINDIDSDGLSTWEEEFAGTDPTNSASVLRVNEVSVVGGDRVVNWQAVAGKNYTVWFKTNMTDAVWIEQATGVPGVEPSCTHTVAVDSATGFVLIEVE; encoded by the coding sequence ATGGTAAAAAAAAATTCAATGATCGGAATGTGGATGGCTCTCGCCGTTGCAGCCCAGGCCGCATCGGTCAGTTGGGACGGAGAAGCAGCCGACAATAACTGGACGAGTGTAACCAACTGGTCGGACAATCTTGCCCCGAATTATGGTGATGATGTGACCATCGATAGCGCATCGGTGAATTATGATGCCACAGCAGGCGCTGGCAGTTTTCTCGGGGACTCGCTGACTCTTTCCGGCACGGCAACACTCACGGCAAATACGGTGATCCGCTTTAACGGGGCTGATGTCAATGTGGGCTCGAATGCGTCGCTGGCCGGTTCCTCTTATTATGATTTCAACAGTTCAACGGTAACGTTTGACGCGGGAGCGACCGCGACGATCGGTAACTGGGAGCAGAAAGGCTCTCCTACATTTCAGTTTAATCTCAATGCCGATGGATTTCCCGCGCTGACACCCGTCAACCTGCTTCGCAGTACCGGCATGGAGAATGTCACCTACATCGTTGATCTAGCCGCCTACACTGCTCCGGCTTCCAATATGACTCTGGTTGCTTTTAATAACGCCGTCGGTCTGACCGATGCCGCGTTCCAGACGGCAACACTGATGGTTACAAACGCCGGCAGCTACGATGCCAGTCTGGTTTGGGTGGATGAAATCGATTCGATCGTTCTCGATATGGGCGTTATCGAATACGACGTTGCATGGGTCGGCGGCGGTGCCGATAACAACTGGCTGACGACGAACAACTGGGATAATGGCTCCGGAACCGCTAATGGCGACGTGGTAGGGATCGGCAGTGAATATACAGTGAATTGGAATTTCGGTGGCGGTTGGCACTCACCGGGTAATCCTGCCGCGGTCTATCTTGACGGCACGCTGACTTCAAGTGATGCCCTGCGTTCCTGGAGTACCGTATGGAATATCGGTTCAACCGCCAACCTCGATCTTGGAACCAGCTGGTTGGTATTTTGGGGAGGAGGTTCCTCCTTTATTTTTGATGCCGGTGCAACGCTCAATACTTCCGGTAACCTGCAGTTTGCGAACCATTCAGAAATCACTCTTGGGTTTAATCTAGATGCCGATGGTTTCCAGGCGTTGAGCGCAGGAGGATGGTTGATTGATGGTTTTGCCGGCCAGACGATTAGCGTGGATATGGCCGATTTTACCGGACCGCCCCAGAATATTACCCTCATTGATTTTGTCGCTGGCGGTGCCATGACGGCTGACACATTCACCAACTTCAACCTGGTTGTCGCCAACAACAGCGGTTACCCCGCCAATCTGATCTGGGATGAGGCTACCGCTTCGATCGTTCTCGATATGGGCGTGATTGATTATGATGCCATCTGGGATGACGGCGCCTCCGACAGTGATTGGATGAGTGCCACCAACTGGAATACGGATACGGTGCCCGGCAGTGGCGATACGGTCCTGATTGGAGCCGGAGAGGTCGTCACCAACGTCCCGAACGTTTTTGCCAAACTGTATATCGGAACAGGTGCAGACGTAACCTTCGGCACTCAGTTTCCGGTTACGGCGAATGAAATTATATCGGACGGTCAACTTGATTTTCCCGGCGGCGTTGTGCACCTGAACGGTGCCACCTTAACGCTCGGCACTAACGGAAGCTTGAAATCAAGTATGGGCTGGCTGGACCTGCTCAACGGTTCGATTTATTTCGAGAACGGTGCGTCCTTTGGAAACACCGGAATCAGTATCGAGCACAAAGGAAACAACACGATCGGTTTCAAACTCTCTGAAACCGGGTTCACCACTGTGCAGGCCGGTGCGCTGTATGCCGGGAACAACGGTCAGTTTGTGGCTGGTTGGTCGAATGCCACCTATAACATCGATATTTCCGAATATAACCACACGAACGGTCTCTCCATCGTATTGGCGGACTACACGTCCGTCTTCGGCGGAACCTTTGATCCCACGGTGAACATTGAAGCGGGCGACAGCGGCCTCGATGCGGATCTTTCCCTGAACACGACGGATTCCAGCCTGGTGCTGACCATCGACCCGCCCGGAAATGACGCGCCGACGGCGTACGACCAGACCGTTACACTGGGGGGTACCTCCTCGGTCGCCATTGTGCTGATCGCAACCGATCCGGAAGATGATGCGCTTACGTACAATGTGGTTGACCTGCCGACGAACGGCGTCCTGTCCGGAACCGCGCCGAATCTGACCTATACCCCGAATGTCGGTTCCAGTGGATATGATACCTTTACATTCACTGCGCAGGACTGGCAGAAGGTATCCAACACCGGAACGGTGTCGATCCTGCCCATCCCGCAGACGGCTGCTGAGCTTTGGGACACCTATCATAATTCCATCCTGAATGATCCGCTCAATGTCGAGTGGCTCAAGTCCTGGACGGAAGACGATATCACCATCCATTTCATCCGCTACGAGCTGGGTGCATGGAGCGGAACCCAGACCAACGCAACGCCGAAAATCGCCGCTTACTATGCGTATCCTACCGGTGGAACCAATCTGCCCGGGGCGGTTATGATTCATGGCGGCGGACAGCGGGCAATGGCCTCATACACTAAATACTGGGCGGAGCAGGGCTATGCTTCCATAAGTATCAACTGGGGCGGGCTTCCGCAGGAAGAGGGTTATCCGAATACCGACTGGGATGGACTCGCCTCCGGCTTTACCCGCGAGGGCGTAACCGATGCGATCTTCCATAACTGGACCGATCCCGCTGTCTACAGCGATGGCAGTACGCTTTTTGATGTGCCGCACCCGCTCAACAGCAGCTGGATGCATAACTCCTATGCCACCCGCCGTGCGCTGACCTTCCTGCAGAGTCAGTCGATCGTGGACGGTACGAAGCTGGGCCTGACGGGCCACAGCATGGGCGGACACACCACGGTGCTGTCGTCGACCGATCCGCGCCTTACCTGCGTAACGCCCTCGGTCGGCGGTTCCGGATTCCTCTATGAGGACTGGTGGGGCGTGCCGAACAGCGGCCGGTCCACCAACGGCGTGCAAAGCCTGGACCTTCACATGAATACCGTTGAAGCGAGCCTCTATTGGCCGGACATCACCTGCCCGATGCTCTTCCTCGAGGCGGCCAACGACTTTAATGCGCCGTTCGACCTAGTGACCCGTGCGATGGCGCTGCAACCGACCGATGTGCCGCAGCAGCTGGCCTTTGCGCCGCACTATAACCACCGCTTCGATACGGCTTCATTCGCGGCCCGTGTCCTGTGGCATAAAACCTGGCTGACCAGCGGGTTTGATTTTCCGGAGCGTTCCTCGGCGGAACTGGATCTGACCACCGTGGACGGTGTGCCGGTATTCCGGGTGTGGCCGGATGAAAGCACCTCGAATACGGTGGTTTCAGTAGACATCTATTATGGTACGGAACGCGATATTCTGAACCGCTTCTATCGTGATGCGCCGGTGACTCAGGTCGGTGACCATTGGGAAGCACAATGTCCGGTATACAGCCTCAACGAACCGCTGGTGGCCTTGGCGGTCATTACCTATGACTGCGGATTCGATCTGGCGATGCCTCCGGGATATCATAATCCGAACCGTAACTTCAGCATAGCCTCCGAGGTCTATACCGTTTATCCGGACGAACTCGTAAGCAACGGTGTGGTGCCGACAGCTGAAAGAAACCGTCTCATCGACGACTTCTCCCGCGGGTTCAAAGACTGGTACACCCTCAGCGAAGACAATCCGCATCACTGGATGTTCTACACCCGTAAAATGAATGATGCAGCCTGGAAGGGCCCGGTTGATGGTGAGCTGTCGTTTGACATTACGACCACCGAGGCGAATAACCTGCTGACGATTAAGCTCATGGATGAGTGGGGTGAGCATATCTGGAGTTCCTTCGCCGCAACCATCAATCTTCCGGTGGCTGGAACGAATACCGTTTCGCTTGCCCTGGATGACTTTGTTCTGTTGGGCGACGGAACCTCTACACTGAGCAGTTGGGAGGATGTGCGCTATATGGGCATTGCTTCCGCCAATAAGTTTGATTCAAGCACCTATCCGACCTGGTGGCAGGGCGATGTTCCCGTGTTGGAAAACCTGCAATGGGTCGGCGGGGAATGGACGTTTACCAATAACGTTACCTCGACCTATCTCGAGTCGTATGACCTCCCGCTCAATGACGGTGCCGTGATAAACGACATCGATAGCGATGGTCTGTCGACCTGGGAAGAGGAATTTGCCGGAACCGACCCGACCAACAGCGCTTCCGTGCTTCGAGTCAATGAAGTCTCCGTGGTCGGTGGCGACCGGGTCGTCAACTGGCAGGCCGTTGCAGGCAAAAACTATACGGTCTGGTTTAAGACCAACATGACCGATGCGGTGTGGATTGAACAGGCCACAGGTGTTCCCGGAGTCGAGCCGTCCTGCACGCATACCGTGGCGGTGGACAGCGCGACCGGATTCGTGCTCATCGAAGTTGAATAA